One genomic region from Mesorhizobium terrae encodes:
- the murA gene encoding UDP-N-acetylglucosamine 1-carboxyvinyltransferase has product MDRLRIVGGQRLQGAVAISGAKNAALPQIAASLLSPSPLELTNLPAVSDVDNMLNVIAQHGAQISRSAQAVTIDTSAAASRETTYDTVRKMRATVLVLGPLLARFGQAQVSLPGGCAIGARPVDMHIKALAQLGADIGIKGGSIVANAPDGLTGARIVLGSPSVGATETAMMAATAAKGETEIVNAAREPEVADLAACLGAMGATIEGAGTHRILVQGDTRWRAASHHTIPDRIEAGTYAIAAAITGGQLELTHARLEHLASVVQILEATGVSVWPGDRGLIVSRDGPLRSVDVTTEPYPGFPTDLQAQFMALMCCAPGASLLRETVFENRFMHVPELMRLGANITLQGTSALVRGGNPLRGAQVMATDLRASVSLVLAALVAEGESVVNRVYHLDRGYESLDRKLRMCGATIERFRE; this is encoded by the coding sequence ATGGACAGATTGCGCATTGTCGGCGGGCAGCGACTGCAAGGCGCGGTCGCCATTTCCGGTGCCAAGAATGCGGCGCTGCCGCAGATCGCGGCATCGCTGCTCAGCCCCTCCCCGCTGGAACTGACCAACCTGCCGGCGGTCAGCGACGTGGACAACATGCTGAATGTGATTGCCCAGCATGGCGCCCAGATCAGCCGTTCGGCCCAGGCGGTGACGATCGACACCAGTGCGGCCGCTTCCAGGGAGACGACATACGACACGGTGCGCAAGATGCGCGCCACCGTGCTGGTGCTGGGGCCACTGCTCGCCCGCTTCGGCCAGGCGCAGGTATCGCTTCCCGGCGGTTGCGCCATCGGCGCGCGGCCGGTGGACATGCATATCAAGGCACTCGCACAATTGGGCGCCGACATCGGCATCAAGGGCGGGTCGATCGTGGCCAACGCGCCGGACGGCCTGACCGGCGCACGCATCGTGCTCGGCTCGCCCTCGGTCGGCGCCACCGAGACGGCGATGATGGCGGCAACGGCCGCCAAGGGCGAGACCGAGATCGTCAATGCCGCACGCGAGCCGGAAGTGGCCGACCTCGCCGCCTGCCTTGGCGCCATGGGCGCCACCATCGAGGGCGCCGGCACGCACCGCATACTCGTGCAAGGCGATACGCGCTGGCGCGCCGCCAGCCATCACACCATTCCCGACCGCATCGAGGCCGGCACCTATGCGATCGCGGCGGCCATCACCGGCGGACAGCTGGAACTGACGCATGCGCGGCTGGAGCACCTCGCCTCGGTGGTGCAGATCCTGGAGGCGACCGGCGTCAGCGTGTGGCCCGGCGACCGTGGCCTGATCGTCTCGCGCGACGGGCCGCTGCGTTCCGTCGACGTCACCACCGAGCCCTATCCCGGCTTTCCGACCGACCTGCAGGCGCAGTTCATGGCGCTGATGTGCTGCGCGCCGGGCGCCTCACTGCTGCGCGAAACGGTATTCGAAAACCGCTTCATGCACGTGCCGGAACTGATGCGGCTGGGCGCCAACATCACCTTGCAGGGAACCTCGGCGCTGGTGCGCGGCGGCAACCCGCTGCGCGGGGCGCAGGTGATGGCAACCGATTTGCGCGCCTCGGTTTCGCTGGTGCTGGCGGCGCTGGTGGCCGAGGGCGAAAGCGTGGTCAACCGCGTCTACCACCTCGACCGCGGCTATGAGAGCCTCGACCGCAAGCTGCGCATGTGCGGCGCGACGATCGAGCGGTTCCGCGAATGA
- a CDS encoding N-acetylglucosamine kinase, which translates to MSAAPHFYLGVDGGGTGCRARIEDEGGTVLGQGLSGPATTRLGIEAAWASIARAFGAAAEEAGFGRAELKHTFAGIGLAGIGRKGALEALRAIEHPFLGIDFTSDGMGACLGAHSGLDGAIVIAGTGSIGLGFVGDRNLRVGGYGFPISDEGSGADLGLKAVQLALRAQDGRHDRSALLSEIMQRFQDDPMEAVAWMDRATATDYAALAPTVMRHADQGDAAGRRIVQAAAEQIDTLVRTLFDKGAPRVTLLGGLASPLEPWLAPDVRRRLKPADGDAVSGAIILARRAGSRMANCPP; encoded by the coding sequence ATGAGCGCCGCGCCGCATTTCTATCTCGGCGTCGACGGCGGCGGCACCGGCTGCCGCGCCCGCATCGAGGACGAAGGCGGCACGGTGCTCGGCCAGGGCCTGTCCGGACCGGCGACGACGCGGCTTGGCATCGAAGCCGCATGGGCCTCGATCGCGCGCGCCTTCGGGGCGGCCGCCGAGGAGGCCGGCTTCGGCCGGGCCGAACTCAAGCACACCTTCGCCGGCATCGGCCTGGCCGGCATCGGCCGCAAGGGCGCGCTGGAGGCGCTGCGGGCGATCGAGCATCCCTTTCTCGGCATCGACTTCACCAGCGATGGCATGGGCGCCTGCCTTGGCGCCCATTCGGGCCTCGACGGCGCCATTGTCATCGCCGGCACGGGCTCGATCGGGCTGGGTTTTGTCGGGGACCGCAATCTGCGCGTCGGCGGCTACGGTTTTCCAATCTCGGACGAAGGCAGCGGCGCCGACCTAGGACTGAAGGCAGTGCAACTGGCGCTGCGCGCCCAGGACGGCCGCCATGACCGCTCCGCCCTGCTCTCGGAAATCATGCAGCGTTTTCAAGACGATCCGATGGAGGCGGTGGCCTGGATGGATCGCGCCACGGCGACCGATTACGCGGCCCTCGCCCCGACCGTGATGCGCCATGCCGACCAGGGCGACGCGGCGGGACGGCGCATCGTGCAGGCGGCGGCCGAGCAGATCGACACGCTGGTGCGCACGCTGTTCGACAAGGGAGCGCCGCGCGTCACCTTGTTAGGCGGATTGGCCAGCCCGCTGGAACCGTGGCTGGCGCCTGATGTGCGCCGGCGGCTGAAACCGGCCGATGGCGACGCGGTGTCGGGCGCCATCATCCTGGCACGGCGGGCCGGTAGCCGGATGGCGAATTGCCCGCCTTGA